A genomic segment from Aegilops tauschii subsp. strangulata cultivar AL8/78 chromosome 1, Aet v6.0, whole genome shotgun sequence encodes:
- the LOC109756139 gene encoding tryptophan decarboxylase 1-like, which translates to MDPAASASPSFHACVQGSSFQPLNPEDVRAYLYKAADFITDYYTSVESMPVLPDVKPGYLRDELRASPPEHSAPFDVTMKELRTSVVPGMTHWASPSFFAFFPSTNSAAAIAGELIASAMNTVGFTWQAAPAATEMEVLVLDWLAQLLRLPTSFMNCTSVGRGTGGGVILGTTSEAMLVTLVAARDAALRRIASNGMSYITRLTVYATDQTHSTFFKACRLAGFDPANLRSIPTGPETDYGLDPAKLLEVMQLDFDAGLVPTYICATVGTTSSNAVDPVSAVAAVAAMFNARVHVDAAYAGSACICPEFRHHIDGVERVDSISMSPHKWLLTCLDCTCLWVRDTNHLTDALETNPEYLKNDATESGEVIDLKDMQVGVGRRFRGLKLWMVMRTYGTAQLQRHIRSDVAMAKAFEDLVRADGRFEIVVPRNFALVCFRIRARGAMTEEATDEVNRVLINRLNMSGKVYLAHTLVGNRFVLRFAVGSSLQEDRHVRSAWELIKKTTAEIIDGEEIVQ; encoded by the coding sequence ATGGACCCCGCGGCCTCCGCTTCCCCTTCGTTCCACGCCTGCGTCCAAGGCAGCAGCTTCCAGCCGCTCAACCCAGAAGACGTGCGCGCATACCTCTACAAGGCTGCCGACTTCATCACGGATTACTACACCAGCGTCGAGTCCATGCCGGTTCTCCCCGACGTGAAACCCGGCTACCTACGGGACGAGCTGAGGGCATCCCCGCCAGAACACTCGGCTCCCTTCGACGTCACCATGAAGGAGCTGAGGACATCCGTCGTCCCCGGGATGACGCACTGGGCTAGCCCCAGTTTCTTCGCGTTTTTCCCGTCCACCAACAGCGCCGCAGCCATCGCGGGGGAGCTGATCGCTTCGGCCATGAACACCGTAGGGTTCACGTGGCAGGCAGCTCCCGCAGCCACCGAGATGGAGGTGCTCGTGCTCGACTGGCTCGCCCAGCTCCTGCGCCTGCCAACCAGCTTCATGAACTGCACCAGTGTGGGGCGTGGCACCGGCGGCGGTGTCATCCTCGGGACCACTAGCGAAGCCATGCTCGTCACGCTTGTTGCTGCGCGTGACGCGGCGCTGCGTCGGATTGCCTCCAATGGCATGTCCTACATCACAAGGCTCACGGTGTACGCTACCGACCAGACACACTCCACATTCTTCAAGGCATGCCGCCTTGCCGGCTTCGACCCTGCCAACCTCCGATCCATTCCCACCGGGCCGGAGACGGACTACGGGCTCGACCCGGCGAAGTTGCTCGAGGTCATGCAGCTTGACTTCGATGCTGGTCTCGTGCCAACGTACATCTGTGCCACTGTTGGCACCACATCATCCAACGCCGTGGACCCAGTGAGCGCAGTGGCCGCTGTCGCGGCCATGTTTAATGCACGGGTCCATgtcgatgctgcctatgctggcAGCGCATGTATCTGTCCGGAGTTTCGGCACCACATCGACGGTGTTGAGCGCGTGGACTCCATCAGCATGAGCCCGCACAAGTGGCTGCTCACCTGCCTTGACTGCACATGCTTGTGGGTGCGCGACACGAACCACCTCACTGACGCACTGGAGACGAACCCGGAATACCTCAAGAATGACGCTACTGAGTCTGGCGAGGTCATTGATCTCAAGGATATGCAAGTTGGGGTGGGCCGCCGCTTCCGAGGGCTCAAGCTTTGGATGGTGATGCGCACCTATGGCACCGCCCAGCTTCAACGGCACATCCGAAGCGATGTCGCGATGGCCAAGGCGTTTGAGGACCTTGTACGTGCCGATGGCCGGTTTGAGATTGTAGTGCCGAGGAACTTCGCCCTCGTATGCTTCAGGATCAGAGCAAGAGGAGCCATGACGGAGGAAGCCACCGATGAGGTGAACCGTGTGCTGATTAACCGGCTCAACATGTCCGGGAAGGTCTACCTGGCGCACACCTTGGTTGGCAACAGATTCGTTCTACGGTTCGCGGTGGGCTCGTCGCTGCAGGAGGATCGGCACGTGAGAAGCGCCTGGGAGCTCATAAAGAAAACAACCGCAGAGATCATCGATGGGGAGGAGATCGTGCAATAA